The window GCTCCCACGATGCGCCCGGCACACGGCGTCCGGCTGACCGATCGTGCCGCGGTGACTTACCCGCCGTGCCACGTGCGGCGGTGCTCGCCCGCGACCGACGACGACGCCACCACCCGCCGCAGTCCTCCCGGCGACCGGCGACAACGCCACCTACTCCGCGGGCCGCCCGCGGCGGTACTCGCCCGGCGACCGGCCGGTGACCGCGCGGAAAGCGCGGTGGAACCCGGACTCGCTGTCGAACCCGCAGGCCGCCGCGACCGAGCCGATCGTCCGCTGGGGGTCGGCGACCAGGATCTCCCGGGCTCGCTCGATCCGCAGCCGCCGGAGCCGCGCGGCGATGCCCTCCTCGCCGGCGATCCGGTACAGCGTGCGGCGCGAGACGCGGCACGCGCGGGCGACCGTTTCCGCGTCCAGCCCGGGATCGGCGAGGTTGCGGCGCAGGAACGCGAGCACGCGCTCCCGAGCCATCGCTTCGGTGGCGTCCGGGCCGGGCCGGGCGTTCCCGGCGAACGACGCGGTCGCCGAGAGCAGGCCGAGCGCGTGCGGGAGCAGCACCGCGGACTGGCCGGGTGCGGTCCGCGCGACGTCGGCCAGCGAGGTGAAGAACGTCGACACCACGGCGCCCGGCGTGCCGCGGCCGCACGCCCGCGCGGTCAGCCGCCGGGTGTCGCGGACCAGCAGCTCCCGCTTCGGCACCTGGACGACGAGCTGGTGGAACGGGTCGTCGAAGTGCAGCGTGTAGGGCCGCGTGCTGTCGTAGAACGCCAGGTCACCGGGCGAAAGCAGGGCGGTCCGGCCGTCCTGCTCGACCCGGCCGCGGCCGCGCACCTGGATGCTCGCGAGCAGGTACTCCTCGTCCCCGCGCGCGACCAGCGACCGGGTGCGCCGCACGTGCTGGCTCCCGGCGACGACGGTGGACAGCTCGAGATCACCGACGGGGACGTGCTCGATCCGGCCGCTGAACCCGGCGCCGGCGACCGGCTCGGCGTCGAGCCGGACGAAGGTCGCGCAGATCATCTCCCGCCAGTAGGCGAACGCCTCCCGAGCCGACACCATCGAGGTCGTCAGCTCCGCGTAGGCACCCCTGTCCATTGTGGCGGACACGCCCTGAGTATCACCAGGTCAGGGGCACGCTGTCCAGCGGGCGTAACCTCGGCGGGGTGGCACGGATCTTCGTCACCGGCTCCACCCAGGGTCTCGGGCGCCTCGCCGCCGAGGCCCTCCTCGCCGACGGCCACCGCGTGGTCGCCCACGCGCGGGACGCCGGCCGGGTGGACGACCTGGCCGCGCGCGGCGCCGACGTGGTGACCGGCGATCTCGCCGACCTCGGGCAGACCCGCAGCGTCGCCGAGCAGGTGAACCGGCTCGGGCGGATGGACGCGGTGATCCACAACGCGGGGATCATGACCGGCCCGACGGTGCTTCCGGTCAACGTGGTCGCGCCCTACCTGCTCACGGCGCTCGTCGACCGGCCCGCGCGCCTGGTCTACCTCAGCAGCGGCATGCACCGCGGGGGCCGGCCCGAGCTCGACGGCCTCGACTGGTCCGGCGCCCGGCCGACCGCGTCCTACTCCGACAGCAAGCTGCTGCTCACCACGCTCGCGGCGGCCGTCGCCCGGCGGTGGCCGGAGGTCCGCACCCACGCCGTCGACCCCGGCTGGGTCCCGACCCGGATGGGCGGCGCGGGCGCCCCCGACGATCTGCGCCTCGGCGTGCTGAGCCAGACCTGGCTCGCGACGAGCGAGGCACCGGAAGCGCGCACGACCGACGGCTATTGGCACCACCGGCACCGCGTCGACCGGCACCCCGTGGCCGGCGACCACGATTTCCAGGATCGGCTCCTCGACGCACTCGCCGACCACACGGGGACGCCGCTTCCCTGAACTCCTCGGCACTACGAATGGGTCTCCACGACAATTCCTCCGTCCTCGCGGCAGCGGATTTCCTCGTTCACGGTCGCAGCACGACGGGCGGGTCACCATCGCTCGCGGAGTGACGGAATCGCGCCGGGGCCTCATCATGGGACGGTGCCCTCGGACGATTCCGGAAAACCGGCCCGGCTCCGGGTCGACGCCGAGACGACGCTGATCCTGCGCGAGGCGTTCCACAAGATCGACGCCCATTACCGCACTGACCACTACGGCCTTTACGACTACGCCCGCGCCGTGATGAGCAAGATCGTGCCCCTCGACCATTTCTACATCGGCTTCTTCCACGGCGCGAACCGCGTCCGCTACCCCTACGGCTACGACGGCGGCATGTACACCGATCCGGAGTCGCACATCTACGGCCCGCACGGCCAGGCCGCGTGGCTGCTGAGGCACCGCCAGACCTACCGGATGCAGTACGACAACGGTGCCGCGCTCAACGCCGGCGTCGCGTCCGGGGACACCAGCCGCGCGTCCGCCGACGCCGTCACCACTCCCCTGTTCCGCCGCGGCCGCGACGGCGAGCCGGCGGTGTTCGGCATGATGTCCATGCAGAGCTACGAGCCCGACGTGTTCGACGACAATTCCGTCCGCGCCTTCGAGTGGCTGGCCGATCTGGTGGCCCGCGTGCTGACCACGGAAGCCGACGACCTCGACGCGCTGCGCCGGCTCCCCGCCGACGTCGAAGGCGCGCCCCAGCTCGTCACCGCGGACCACATCGTCGAGCTGCTCTCCTCGCGCGTGGCGGACGTCCGGCAGCGAGCCCAG of the Amycolatopsis sp. NBC_01488 genome contains:
- a CDS encoding helix-turn-helix domain-containing protein, with product MSATMDRGAYAELTTSMVSAREAFAYWREMICATFVRLDAEPVAGAGFSGRIEHVPVGDLELSTVVAGSQHVRRTRSLVARGDEEYLLASIQVRGRGRVEQDGRTALLSPGDLAFYDSTRPYTLHFDDPFHQLVVQVPKRELLVRDTRRLTARACGRGTPGAVVSTFFTSLADVARTAPGQSAVLLPHALGLLSATASFAGNARPGPDATEAMARERVLAFLRRNLADPGLDAETVARACRVSRRTLYRIAGEEGIAARLRRLRIERAREILVADPQRTIGSVAAACGFDSESGFHRAFRAVTGRSPGEYRRGRPAE
- a CDS encoding SDR family NAD(P)-dependent oxidoreductase translates to MARIFVTGSTQGLGRLAAEALLADGHRVVAHARDAGRVDDLAARGADVVTGDLADLGQTRSVAEQVNRLGRMDAVIHNAGIMTGPTVLPVNVVAPYLLTALVDRPARLVYLSSGMHRGGRPELDGLDWSGARPTASYSDSKLLLTTLAAAVARRWPEVRTHAVDPGWVPTRMGGAGAPDDLRLGVLSQTWLATSEAPEARTTDGYWHHRHRVDRHPVAGDHDFQDRLLDALADHTGTPLP
- a CDS encoding LuxR C-terminal-related transcriptional regulator, with the protein product MPSDDSGKPARLRVDAETTLILREAFHKIDAHYRTDHYGLYDYARAVMSKIVPLDHFYIGFFHGANRVRYPYGYDGGMYTDPESHIYGPHGQAAWLLRHRQTYRMQYDNGAALNAGVASGDTSRASADAVTTPLFRRGRDGEPAVFGMMSMQSYEPDVFDDNSVRAFEWLADLVARVLTTEADDLDALRRLPADVEGAPQLVTADHIVELLSSRVADVRQRAQDALAAPDAGSLREALQRIVTDCQQLQSDLVELTLNIDNGPEERFRSLTAAEQGVAVHLAGDLHNEQIAHELGISLHTVKTHVRNILAKYRMSGRAGVADDVRKHLAR